One Desulfomicrobium apsheronum genomic region harbors:
- a CDS encoding pyridoxal-phosphate-dependent aminotransferase family protein, translating into MLNKSRLLTPGPTPLPEEVRLALAKDMVHHRKRDFVQVMERIQPGLKYLFGTAQQVLPLSCSGTGAMHAAVTNLFAPGEKVLVIEGGKFGERWREIAEAHGLVVTSLVFENGSAVAAEDVRAALAADPELRGVLVQASETSTGVLHPVHELGAVTRDKDVLLVVDGISAVGISPCPMDAWGIDCLLTGSQKGLMLPPGLALLALSERAWDKVRAVGSTNFYFNLLAERDKSLGHQTLFTSPVNLLQGLAVSLDLFREQTLEAVYAKQWALTSMARAGAASMGLELLAKTHFTWGLTSIKIPLGVDGSEVLKVAAERCGVIMAGGQGELKKSLVRLGHMGHVDWSDVLAGLHALRVGLHAAGGYCAARTYMEDAVNAYEEALRDGCPEIRA; encoded by the coding sequence ATGCTCAATAAATCAAGATTGTTGACTCCCGGACCCACTCCCTTGCCGGAGGAGGTTCGGCTGGCCCTGGCCAAGGACATGGTCCATCACCGCAAGCGCGATTTCGTGCAGGTCATGGAGCGCATTCAGCCCGGCCTCAAGTATCTCTTCGGCACCGCGCAGCAGGTCCTGCCCCTGTCCTGTTCGGGCACGGGAGCCATGCACGCGGCCGTGACCAACCTCTTCGCGCCCGGTGAAAAGGTGCTCGTTATCGAGGGCGGCAAGTTCGGAGAGCGCTGGCGCGAGATCGCCGAGGCTCATGGCCTTGTGGTCACCTCCCTGGTTTTTGAAAACGGCAGCGCCGTTGCCGCCGAGGATGTGCGGGCGGCCCTGGCGGCGGACCCCGAGCTTCGCGGCGTGCTGGTCCAGGCCTCGGAGACCTCCACCGGAGTGCTGCACCCCGTGCACGAACTTGGCGCGGTGACCCGTGACAAGGATGTGCTCCTTGTCGTCGACGGCATCTCCGCTGTCGGAATTTCTCCTTGCCCCATGGACGCCTGGGGCATCGACTGCCTGCTGACGGGGTCCCAGAAGGGTCTCATGCTTCCGCCCGGCCTGGCCTTGCTGGCCCTTAGCGAGCGCGCCTGGGACAAGGTGCGCGCGGTCGGTTCCACCAATTTCTATTTCAACCTGCTGGCCGAGCGGGACAAGAGCCTGGGTCATCAGACCCTCTTCACGTCCCCGGTCAATCTGCTGCAAGGGCTGGCCGTGAGTCTCGATCTGTTCAGGGAACAGACCCTTGAGGCCGTGTACGCCAAGCAATGGGCCCTGACCTCCATGGCCCGGGCCGGAGCGGCGAGCATGGGGCTTGAACTTCTGGCCAAGACACATTTCACCTGGGGACTGACCTCCATCAAGATCCCGTTGGGCGTCGATGGAAGCGAAGTGCTCAAGGTGGCGGCGGAACGCTGCGGAGTGATCATGGCCGGGGGCCAGGGCGAACTCAAGAAGAGCCTCGTCAGGCTGGGTCACATGGGTCATGTGGATTGGAGCGACGTCCTGGCGGGACTTCACGCCCTGCGCGTGGGTTTGCACGCGGCCGGAGGATATTGTGCCGCAAGGACGTATATGGAAGACGCCGTCAATGCCTATGAAGAAGCGCTGCGCGACGGTTGCCCCGAAATTCGGGCGTAA
- a CDS encoding DUF1844 domain-containing protein, whose amino-acid sequence MSEEKKLAEEYEELSCSCPEMPQLDFGTFVLSMSSSALVYLGEVPEPESGQTMENVLAAKQTIDILCMLESKTRGNLTDQEARLLRDMLFELRMKYVQKAK is encoded by the coding sequence ATGAGCGAAGAGAAGAAACTGGCCGAAGAATATGAGGAATTGTCCTGTTCCTGTCCGGAAATGCCGCAGTTGGATTTTGGGACCTTTGTCCTGTCCATGAGCTCTTCCGCCCTGGTCTATCTGGGCGAGGTACCCGAGCCCGAGAGCGGGCAGACCATGGAGAATGTGCTGGCCGCCAAACAGACCATCGACATCCTGTGCATGCTCGAAAGCAAGACCAGGGGTAATCTGACGGATCAGGAAGCCCGACTGCTTCGGGACATGCTTTTTGAACTGCGCATGAAATACGTGCAGAAGGCAAAATAG
- the argC gene encoding N-acetyl-gamma-glutamyl-phosphate reductase — MMKRVGLVGVTGYTGMELTRILLGHPSLRLTKVTSRKEAGQPLQRIYPFLQGTKLGDLEITTPDCTVLAADCDLVFLAVPHCTAMEMAAELRGLGTRVVDLSADFRLRDHEVYESWYQVPHTQSALLAEAVYGLPELYAERIAGAGLVANPGCYPTSAILALYPALAAGLISPEDLVIDSKSGTTGAGRKAGVGTLFCEVSDTFRAYNLTKHRHTPEIEQELGVAAGREIRLSFNTHLLPINRGILTTAYAKLSPGADLEKIRACYQEFYAGKRWVRLLPQGTLPETRWVRGTNFCDLGLVTDPRTDRLIVVSAIDNLCRGASGQAVANANLMLGLEEGAGLPFAPLMP; from the coding sequence ATGATGAAGCGCGTCGGTCTGGTCGGGGTTACCGGCTACACGGGAATGGAGTTGACCCGCATCCTGCTTGGCCATCCCAGCCTGCGTCTGACCAAGGTCACGTCGCGCAAGGAGGCCGGACAGCCCCTGCAAAGGATTTATCCCTTCCTGCAGGGCACAAAGCTTGGCGATCTTGAGATAACAACTCCGGACTGCACGGTGCTGGCGGCTGATTGCGACCTCGTCTTTCTGGCCGTTCCTCACTGCACGGCCATGGAAATGGCCGCCGAGCTGCGCGGGCTTGGAACCAGAGTCGTGGACTTGAGCGCGGATTTTCGTCTGCGCGACCACGAGGTCTACGAGAGCTGGTATCAGGTGCCGCACACCCAGTCCGCCCTGCTGGCCGAGGCCGTTTACGGACTGCCCGAGCTCTACGCCGAACGCATCGCCGGAGCCGGGTTGGTGGCCAATCCCGGCTGTTATCCGACATCCGCCATCCTGGCCCTGTATCCGGCGCTGGCCGCCGGACTCATCTCGCCCGAGGACCTGGTCATCGATTCCAAGTCCGGAACCACCGGGGCCGGGCGCAAGGCCGGGGTCGGCACTCTCTTCTGCGAGGTCTCGGACACGTTTCGGGCCTACAACCTGACCAAGCACCGTCACACCCCCGAAATCGAGCAGGAGCTGGGCGTGGCCGCAGGGCGGGAAATACGTCTCTCCTTCAACACGCACCTTCTGCCCATCAATCGCGGCATCCTGACCACCGCCTACGCCAAGCTTTCCCCCGGCGCGGATTTGGAAAAAATCCGGGCCTGCTACCAGGAGTTTTATGCGGGCAAACGCTGGGTGCGTCTTCTGCCCCAGGGCACCCTGCCTGAAACCAGATGGGTGCGCGGCACCAATTTCTGCGACCTCGGGCTGGTCACGGACCCGCGTACGGACAGGCTCATCGTGGTCTCGGCCATAGACAACCTTTGTCGCGGCGCCTCGGGCCAGGCCGTTGCCAATGCCAACCTCATGCTGGGCCTGGAAGAGGGTGCAGGCCTTCCTTTTGCGCCACTCATGCCTTAG
- a CDS encoding EAL and HDOD domain-containing protein, whose product MPEQFYDKIFVARQPIFTAEMKIWGYELLFRHGDTQSAVFTDGDQATTQVIADGFALGVRGMENRIKALINFPRNVLLGHAPYVLPSERCVVEILETVLPEDDVMEACRELKANGYTLALDDFVGDPGFEPLCEIADIIKVDILGKTPSEVRAIVNGLKGYKVRLLAEKVENINMFNVCQRLGFEYFQGYFFSKPEIVPGRKLSASQSTKIKLLKELNESEAELSRLVEIIQTDLSISYRLLKYINSARFSLRGKIESIQRAVNMLGRQNLRQWLQVVILSDINSTDKGQELVRISVLRGRFLQLLAASGTAPFSSDSMFVMGFFSVLDAILDQQMEQVLDEISLDPDIKATLVDPQSEHAVWVGFLNELDRGSWAGLEDKARQMGIPMELVDNAAIEAAIWTDEVMGDAS is encoded by the coding sequence ATGCCTGAACAGTTTTATGACAAGATCTTTGTTGCCAGGCAGCCCATTTTCACTGCCGAAATGAAGATTTGGGGCTATGAGCTGCTTTTCAGGCATGGGGATACCCAGTCCGCCGTGTTCACGGACGGCGACCAGGCCACGACTCAGGTCATCGCAGACGGCTTCGCCCTGGGAGTCCGGGGCATGGAGAACAGGATCAAGGCGCTGATCAACTTTCCGCGCAATGTCCTTCTTGGCCATGCGCCCTATGTGCTTCCTTCCGAGCGTTGCGTGGTGGAAATCCTGGAGACGGTTCTGCCCGAGGATGATGTCATGGAGGCGTGCCGGGAGCTGAAGGCAAACGGCTACACCCTGGCTCTGGATGATTTCGTGGGAGATCCCGGTTTTGAGCCGCTGTGCGAGATCGCGGACATCATAAAGGTCGATATCCTGGGCAAGACACCGAGCGAGGTCAGGGCCATCGTCAACGGCCTCAAAGGGTACAAGGTCCGGCTCCTGGCCGAGAAGGTCGAGAACATCAACATGTTCAACGTCTGCCAGCGCCTCGGCTTCGAATATTTTCAGGGGTATTTCTTCAGCAAGCCCGAGATCGTCCCCGGACGGAAGCTCTCCGCCAGCCAGAGCACCAAGATCAAGCTTTTGAAGGAACTCAACGAATCCGAGGCGGAGCTGTCCCGATTGGTGGAAATCATTCAGACGGACCTGTCCATTTCCTATCGCCTGCTCAAATACATCAATTCCGCCCGCTTCAGCCTGCGCGGCAAGATCGAATCCATCCAGCGCGCCGTGAACATGCTCGGTCGTCAGAACCTGCGCCAGTGGCTCCAGGTGGTCATTTTGTCCGATATCAATTCCACGGACAAGGGCCAGGAACTGGTCCGAATATCCGTGCTGCGTGGACGCTTCCTCCAGCTTCTGGCCGCATCCGGCACCGCTCCGTTTTCCTCGGACAGCATGTTCGTGATGGGCTTTTTTTCCGTGCTCGACGCCATCCTCGATCAGCAAATGGAGCAGGTCCTCGACGAAATTTCCCTTGACCCGGACATCAAGGCCACTCTGGTCGACCCTCAAAGCGAGCACGCCGTCTGGGTCGGGTTCTTGAACGAGCTTGACCGTGGCAGTTGGGCCGGACTTGAGGACAAGGCGAGGCAGATGGGCATTCCCATGGAGCTGGTCGACAACGCCGCCATCGAGGCCGCGATATGGACCGATGAAGTCATGGGAGATGCGTCCTAG
- a CDS encoding EAL and HDOD domain-containing protein has protein sequence MEETYPEQLYDKFFVARQPIFTARMQIWGYELLFRHGENIQEAVFADGDQATTQIIADGYNLAVQGLRQGARALVNFPRSVLLGEAPYVLPADQCVVEILETVLPEAEVICACRELKRRGYMLALDDFEGGPGLEPLCEIVDIIKVDVLGKTPAQVEAIAKGVKKFDALLLAEKVENHDVFKVCRKLGFTYFQGFFFNRPELIPGRKLSASQINKVKLLKELSAPDVDTSRLVEIIQTDLSISYRLLRYINSAFFGLQVKITSIPRAVTMLGSRNLRQWLQVVVLSDVGTEDKAHELVRISVQRARFLHLLAMSRPTVFDRDGMFFLGFFSLLDAILDQSMDLVLEEIPLDPAIKRALTDPDDTNAVWIALLDEIDRCNWKRLNRKAEQLGVPITLVNRLSAEASIWAVWVTS, from the coding sequence ATGGAAGAGACGTATCCTGAGCAGCTTTACGACAAGTTTTTTGTCGCCCGGCAGCCCATATTCACGGCACGGATGCAGATCTGGGGCTATGAGCTTCTTTTCCGTCACGGCGAAAACATCCAGGAGGCCGTGTTCGCCGACGGGGATCAGGCCACGACGCAGATCATCGCCGACGGCTACAACCTCGCGGTACAGGGGTTGCGTCAGGGAGCCAGGGCGCTGGTCAATTTTCCTCGCAGCGTGCTCCTCGGCGAGGCTCCCTATGTCCTGCCCGCCGATCAGTGCGTGGTGGAGATCCTTGAGACCGTCCTGCCGGAAGCCGAAGTCATCTGCGCCTGCCGGGAGCTCAAGAGGCGCGGCTACATGCTGGCCCTGGACGATTTCGAAGGCGGACCGGGCCTTGAACCCCTGTGCGAGATCGTCGACATCATCAAGGTCGACGTCCTCGGCAAGACTCCGGCGCAGGTCGAGGCCATCGCCAAGGGGGTCAAAAAGTTCGATGCGCTGCTGCTGGCCGAGAAAGTGGAGAATCACGACGTCTTCAAGGTGTGCAGGAAGCTGGGCTTTACGTATTTTCAAGGCTTTTTCTTCAATCGTCCCGAGCTTATACCCGGTCGAAAACTTTCCGCCTCGCAAATCAACAAGGTCAAACTGTTAAAGGAATTGAGCGCCCCGGACGTGGATACTTCCCGTCTGGTGGAAATCATCCAGACGGACCTTTCCATTTCCTACAGGCTGCTCAGATATATAAATTCCGCATTCTTCGGCCTGCAGGTCAAGATCACCTCCATCCCGCGCGCGGTCACCATGCTCGGATCCCGGAATCTGCGACAGTGGCTTCAGGTAGTCGTCCTGTCCGATGTCGGCACCGAGGACAAGGCTCACGAGCTGGTCCGTATTTCCGTGCAACGGGCGCGTTTTCTGCATCTTTTGGCAATGAGCCGTCCTACGGTGTTCGACCGGGACGGCATGTTTTTTCTGGGCTTTTTTTCCCTGCTCGACGCCATTCTGGATCAGTCCATGGACCTGGTGCTGGAGGAGATCCCCCTGGATCCCGCCATCAAGCGGGCGCTGACCGATCCGGATGACACCAACGCGGTCTGGATAGCGCTGCTTGACGAAATAGACCGCTGCAACTGGAAGCGCCTGAACAGGAAGGCCGAGCAGCTCGGGGTGCCCATCACTCTCGTCAACAGGCTCTCCGCCGAAGCCTCGATCTGGGCGGTCTGGGTCACGAGTTGA
- a CDS encoding prepilin peptidase yields MVELFSYPAFFYTMALILGLCLGSFYNVCVHRYLVGKSVISPGSHCPACGHVLSWWENIPVLSYLLLGAKCRSCKGKIHWRYPAVELLSGVLALLFAVKFGPTAQWLTYMVFLGIFLVASFIDLDSFILPDVLTYPAAVLALSTPLFLPVDWLETLLGGFFGAGIFLLLQQAYLRLRGIDALGTGDIKLMLSLGALVGLSLLPLMILLSALCALMVAVIYLRRPEGQGLRTAVPFGPFLCLGAVLTLLWGEELLLMIMNL; encoded by the coding sequence ATGGTTGAGCTTTTTTCGTATCCCGCGTTTTTTTACACCATGGCCCTCATTCTGGGCCTATGCCTGGGCAGTTTCTACAACGTCTGCGTGCACCGCTATCTGGTGGGCAAGTCCGTGATCAGCCCCGGCTCGCATTGTCCGGCCTGCGGTCACGTGCTGTCCTGGTGGGAAAACATCCCGGTCCTGTCCTATCTTCTGCTTGGAGCCAAATGCCGCTCCTGCAAGGGGAAGATCCACTGGCGCTATCCGGCCGTGGAGCTGCTCTCCGGAGTCCTGGCACTGCTCTTTGCGGTCAAATTCGGCCCGACGGCGCAGTGGTTGACCTATATGGTATTTCTGGGGATTTTTCTGGTGGCTTCCTTCATCGATCTGGACTCCTTCATCCTGCCCGACGTCCTGACCTATCCGGCGGCCGTCCTGGCCTTGTCCACCCCGCTCTTTCTGCCCGTCGATTGGCTTGAAACCCTGCTTGGCGGTTTTTTCGGCGCTGGAATATTTCTTCTCTTGCAGCAGGCCTATCTGCGTCTGCGCGGGATCGATGCCCTGGGCACCGGCGACATAAAACTCATGCTCAGCCTTGGTGCGCTGGTCGGGCTGTCCCTGCTGCCGCTCATGATCCTCCTCTCCGCCCTGTGCGCCCTCATGGTCGCCGTGATCTACCTGCGCCGTCCCGAAGGGCAGGGCCTGCGCACGGCCGTCCCCTTCGGCCCGTTTCTCTGTCTCGGGGCGGTGCTGACCCTGCTCTGGGGAGAAGAGCTGCTTCTGATGATCATGAACCTTTGA
- a CDS encoding chemotaxis protein CheX → MDPSLAKPFIKATKDVLAAMAALEVVAGTPYVKKDKMARGDVSAVIGITGDKQGTFSISFDRKTAVHIVKQMLGDAIEDILQDVQDAMGEITNMISGQARVGLVDMGLKLQGSTPSVIMGDNHTIAHMSSALAIAIPFSCEAGTFTLEFCFE, encoded by the coding sequence ATGGACCCTTCGCTGGCCAAACCCTTCATAAAAGCAACAAAAGATGTTCTCGCCGCCATGGCCGCCCTTGAAGTCGTGGCCGGCACGCCTTACGTCAAAAAGGACAAAATGGCCCGGGGCGACGTTTCTGCCGTGATCGGCATCACCGGAGACAAGCAGGGCACCTTCTCCATTTCCTTTGACCGCAAGACCGCCGTGCACATCGTCAAGCAGATGCTCGGCGACGCCATCGAGGACATCCTGCAGGACGTGCAGGACGCCATGGGCGAGATCACGAACATGATCTCCGGCCAGGCCCGCGTCGGGCTGGTGGACATGGGCCTCAAGCTGCAAGGCTCCACCCCTTCGGTCATCATGGGCGACAACCACACCATCGCGCACATGAGCTCGGCCCTGGCCATCGCCATCCCCTTCTCCTGCGAAGCCGGGACCTTCACCCTGGAATTCTGCTTCGAATAG
- a CDS encoding Hpt domain-containing protein, whose protein sequence is MKQRVKEHLCRVYGLGMDDIDELYGLGCQTVAATLSRLETAFSGAGDEQEIADAGHMLKGALFNMGLLELGEMARALELAGKDGYMEEARAVYERLRPALKFF, encoded by the coding sequence ATGAAGCAGCGGGTCAAGGAACATTTATGCCGGGTCTACGGCTTGGGCATGGATGACATCGATGAACTTTACGGCCTTGGTTGCCAGACGGTGGCCGCGACGCTGAGCCGCCTTGAAACTGCCTTTTCCGGCGCGGGTGACGAGCAGGAGATCGCGGACGCGGGACATATGCTCAAAGGGGCCCTTTTCAACATGGGGCTTTTGGAACTCGGGGAAATGGCCCGGGCCTTGGAACTGGCCGGCAAGGACGGGTACATGGAAGAGGCGCGTGCCGTGTACGAGAGGCTCCGCCCTGCCTTGAAATTCTTCTGA
- a CDS encoding energy-coupling factor ABC transporter ATP-binding protein, giving the protein MSETPIFALQDVSFAYPSGHAVLHDVNFAFEPGQKIGLYGTNGSGKTTLFHIVMGLMAPQRGKVLFHGRAVRGEKEFQALRREVGMVLQNAEDQLFNPTVLDDVAFGPLNLGMSVDEARERSLATLKELGLDGFENRLTHRLSGGEKKLVSLATILSMQPKVLLLDEPTNGLDPQTRERIIEILAALPTARIIISHDWDFLAQTTSRFMTIKDGRLVTDVPHLPHRHVHAHPLGDEPHHHHD; this is encoded by the coding sequence TTGTCTGAAACGCCCATTTTCGCCCTGCAGGACGTGTCCTTTGCCTATCCTTCAGGCCACGCGGTGCTGCATGACGTGAACTTCGCCTTTGAACCCGGACAGAAAATCGGGCTCTACGGCACCAACGGCAGCGGCAAGACCACTCTTTTCCATATTGTCATGGGCCTCATGGCTCCGCAACGCGGCAAGGTCCTTTTCCATGGCAGGGCGGTGCGTGGTGAAAAGGAATTTCAGGCCCTGCGCCGCGAGGTCGGCATGGTCCTGCAGAACGCCGAAGACCAGCTCTTCAACCCCACAGTGCTCGACGACGTGGCTTTTGGCCCGCTGAATCTGGGAATGTCCGTGGACGAAGCACGGGAGAGGTCTCTTGCGACCCTGAAGGAGCTGGGCCTGGATGGGTTCGAAAATCGCCTGACCCACCGCCTGTCCGGAGGGGAAAAGAAGCTGGTGTCACTGGCCACGATCCTGTCCATGCAGCCCAAGGTGCTGCTGCTGGACGAGCCCACCAACGGACTGGACCCGCAGACCAGGGAACGCATCATCGAGATCCTTGCCGCCCTGCCCACGGCCCGCATCATCATTTCGCATGACTGGGACTTTCTGGCGCAAACGACCTCACGATTCATGACCATAAAGGACGGCCGCCTCGTGACCGACGTGCCGCACTTGCCGCACCGGCATGTGCATGCCCACCCCCTGGGCGACGAGCCGCATCATCACCACGACTAG
- the cbiQ gene encoding cobalt ECF transporter T component CbiQ, whose protein sequence is MFDEPFARGRSLVHGLDPRMRLAMAALFSICVALLKDPIAAGSALIPAVAVLSLSAPPLQMLCKRVALVNVFILFLWLTVPLTMPGTPLATLGPLTASREGAELVLLATLKSNAILLTFLALVTTMDSPTMGHALDRLGVPSKLVFLFLFTYRYLHVIADEWQRLVTAARLRGFTPRTGMHTYRTIGNLLAMVLVNSFDRSSRVYQAMVLRGFQGRFVSVVRFRARPRDAIFAFLWMAATVGIVLMDFFPEIRLV, encoded by the coding sequence GTGTTTGACGAACCCTTTGCCCGGGGCCGCTCCCTGGTGCACGGCCTCGACCCCAGGATGCGCCTGGCCATGGCCGCCCTTTTCTCCATCTGCGTGGCCCTGCTCAAAGACCCAATAGCGGCCGGATCGGCGCTGATTCCGGCCGTGGCGGTCCTGAGCCTGAGCGCGCCGCCCCTTCAAATGCTTTGCAAACGCGTGGCCCTGGTCAACGTCTTCATTCTTTTCCTGTGGCTGACCGTGCCCCTGACCATGCCCGGCACGCCCTTGGCGACCCTGGGCCCGCTGACGGCAAGCCGAGAGGGCGCCGAGCTGGTTCTGCTCGCCACCCTCAAGTCCAACGCCATCCTGCTGACATTCCTGGCCCTGGTCACGACCATGGACTCCCCGACCATGGGGCACGCCTTGGACCGCCTCGGCGTGCCGTCCAAGCTGGTATTCCTGTTCCTTTTCACTTACCGCTACCTGCACGTCATCGCCGACGAATGGCAACGGCTGGTCACGGCGGCCAGGTTGCGCGGGTTCACTCCCCGCACCGGCATGCACACCTACCGCACCATCGGGAACCTTTTGGCCATGGTCCTGGTCAACAGCTTCGACCGCTCAAGCCGGGTCTATCAGGCCATGGTCCTGCGCGGATTCCAGGGACGTTTCGTCTCCGTGGTCCGCTTCAGGGCGCGCCCGAGGGACGCGATCTTCGCCTTTTTGTGGATGGCGGCCACGGTCGGCATCGTGCTCATGGACTTTTTTCCGGAGATACGCCTTGTCTGA